Proteins from a single region of bacterium:
- a CDS encoding adenylyltransferase/cytidyltransferase family protein, whose amino-acid sequence MSPPRPTATKIVAEDALVAAREALRAHGKTLAFTNGCFDLLHSGHLHTLTAARDAADALVVAVNTDESVQRLKGPRRPVIPCAERMEVLAALACVDFVVAFDDPDPGRLIDRVIPDFLVKGGDWAADAIIGRETVEANGGRVVRVPPVPGKSTTNIVEKAGAGKEEIEKRK is encoded by the coding sequence ATGTCGCCGCCCCGCCCCACCGCAACGAAGATCGTCGCCGAAGACGCGCTCGTCGCGGCGCGCGAAGCGTTGCGCGCGCACGGTAAGACGCTCGCCTTCACGAATGGATGTTTTGACCTGCTGCATTCGGGACATTTGCACACGCTCACCGCCGCGCGCGACGCCGCCGATGCGCTTGTCGTCGCCGTCAACACCGACGAGAGCGTGCAGCGCCTGAAAGGCCCCCGCCGTCCCGTGATCCCGTGCGCCGAACGCATGGAGGTTCTCGCCGCGCTGGCGTGCGTGGATTTCGTTGTCGCCTTTGACGATCCCGATCCGGGCCGATTGATCGACCGCGTCATCCCGGACTTTCTCGTGAAGGGCGGCGACTGGGCCGCCGACGCCATCATCGGCCGCGAGACCGTGGAAGCCAACGGAGGCCGCGTCGTCCGTGTGCCGCCCGTTCCGGGGAAATCGACGACGAACATCGTCGAAAAGGCAGGCGCGGGAAAAGAGGAAATAGAAAAAAGGAAATAG
- a CDS encoding OmpA family protein: MSRRPHRVRLATRAAILACALSALAGCSGTIRGKIPTLEAKIEQARETGAPWCAAAAFAAAEANLDFAITESRFGTNAEAAVFFDRAEMALAEATAKSTGCENDLDGDAIPDVRDGDPYRAEDYDGWEDEDGIPDYDNDGDGLLDEDDGCPDSPEDFDDHHDMDGCPDIDNDRDDVPDALDQCPGAREDIDGFQDQDGCPDPDNDADGIPDEIDKCPNVAETFNGILDDDGCPDVKPSSLKIVVGPDIAFSGRSTRLSRGDIDALQNFAVQLFANPELSVRVEAHVDPSNDPDQDVIVTQKRADAVRDALIGAGVEEERVIAIGFGGEKPIGTRNENNRVLLVIFQAR; encoded by the coding sequence GTGAGCCGTCGGCCGCACCGCGTCCGCCTGGCCACTCGCGCCGCGATCCTCGCGTGCGCGTTAAGCGCCTTGGCCGGATGCTCCGGCACAATACGCGGCAAGATCCCCACGCTCGAGGCGAAAATCGAACAAGCCCGCGAAACGGGCGCGCCGTGGTGCGCCGCCGCCGCGTTCGCGGCGGCCGAGGCGAATCTCGATTTCGCGATCACCGAATCGCGTTTCGGGACCAACGCGGAGGCGGCCGTGTTCTTCGACCGGGCTGAAATGGCGCTGGCCGAGGCGACAGCGAAGTCGACGGGCTGCGAAAACGATCTCGACGGCGACGCGATCCCGGACGTGCGTGACGGAGATCCGTACCGCGCGGAGGATTACGACGGTTGGGAGGACGAGGACGGCATCCCCGATTATGACAACGACGGCGACGGCTTGCTCGACGAGGATGACGGCTGCCCGGACAGTCCCGAAGACTTCGACGACCATCACGACATGGACGGCTGCCCCGATATCGACAACGACCGCGACGACGTGCCGGACGCGCTCGATCAATGCCCCGGCGCGCGCGAGGACATCGACGGGTTCCAGGATCAGGACGGCTGCCCCGATCCGGACAACGACGCCGACGGGATTCCCGACGAAATCGACAAGTGCCCGAACGTGGCGGAAACCTTCAACGGGATCCTCGACGACGACGGATGCCCCGACGTGAAGCCTTCGAGCCTGAAGATCGTCGTTGGGCCGGACATCGCTTTCAGCGGGCGATCGACACGTCTGTCGCGCGGGGACATCGACGCGCTGCAAAACTTTGCCGTGCAGCTTTTCGCCAATCCCGAACTGTCGGTGCGCGTCGAGGCGCACGTCGATCCGTCGAATGACCCGGACCAGGACGTCATCGTGACGCAAAAACGAGCCGACGCGGTGCGCGACGCGCTGATCGGCGCAGGGGTGGAGGAGGAGCGCGTCATCGCCATCGGCTTCGGCGGCGAAAAACCGATCGGCACGCGCAACGAAAACAATCGCGTGCTTCTGGTCATCTTCCAAGCAAGATGA
- a CDS encoding DUF4398 domain-containing protein, giving the protein MRIPRLTALVFVVAMLTHCAAANVGPQVTLEETMAVYEAAKYSGAAEKSPYEFFAAEQYLAQAEREMARGRPELASRYLQKAHEFSELAYKNAKKFRKIHLK; this is encoded by the coding sequence ATGCGGATCCCGCGGCTTACGGCGCTCGTTTTCGTCGTCGCGATGCTGACGCATTGCGCCGCGGCGAATGTCGGCCCCCAGGTGACGCTCGAGGAAACGATGGCCGTTTACGAGGCCGCCAAATATTCGGGCGCCGCGGAAAAGTCTCCTTACGAATTCTTCGCGGCCGAGCAGTATCTCGCGCAGGCGGAACGCGAGATGGCGCGCGGCCGACCGGAACTGGCTTCGCGCTATCTGCAAAAGGCGCACGAATTCTCCGAGCTCGCCTACAAGAACGCGAAGAAGTTCCGCAAGATTCACCTCAAGTGA
- a CDS encoding type III pantothenate kinase: MLCVIDVGNTNTVIGVFDGESLLASWRLGTREERTADEYGMLMLDLFRHANIALAAVDGVIVSCVVPTLAYTFSRLSTKYFGREAMQVGPGIKTGMPILYDNPREVGADRIVNAVAAYHEFQEALVIVDFGTATTFDAITARGEYLGGAIAPGINISMDALFRHAAKLPRVEFARPRAAIGKNTVASMQSGVFFGYVGLVDALVTRIREELGGSARVIGTGGLATLIAKGSETIDAVDGDLTLKGLRIIHGLNQ, encoded by the coding sequence ATGCTTTGCGTCATCGATGTGGGCAACACGAACACGGTCATCGGCGTTTTCGACGGCGAAAGCCTGCTGGCCTCCTGGCGGCTCGGCACACGCGAGGAACGCACCGCGGACGAATACGGCATGCTCATGCTCGACCTGTTTCGCCACGCGAACATCGCGCTCGCGGCGGTCGATGGCGTCATCGTTTCGTGCGTCGTCCCGACGCTCGCCTATACGTTCTCGCGCCTGTCGACCAAATACTTCGGGCGCGAGGCAATGCAGGTCGGCCCCGGCATCAAGACGGGCATGCCGATCCTGTATGACAATCCGCGCGAGGTCGGCGCGGATCGCATCGTCAACGCGGTCGCGGCGTACCACGAATTCCAGGAGGCGCTTGTCATCGTCGATTTCGGCACGGCGACGACGTTCGACGCGATCACGGCGCGCGGGGAATACCTCGGCGGCGCGATCGCGCCCGGTATCAATATTTCGATGGACGCGCTGTTTCGCCACGCCGCCAAACTTCCGCGCGTGGAGTTTGCAAGGCCGCGGGCCGCGATCGGCAAAAACACTGTGGCGAGCATGCAGTCGGGCGTGTTCTTCGGTTACGTCGGCCTTGTCGACGCGCTTGTCACGCGCATCCGCGAAGAGCTTGGCGGCTCGGCGCGCGTCATCGGCACGGGTGGCCTGGCCACGCTGATCGCCAAGGGCTCCGAGACGATCGACGCGGTGGATGGCGATCTGACGCTCAAGGGTCTACGGATCATTCATGGCTTGAATCAGTAG
- a CDS encoding biotin--[acetyl-CoA-carboxylase] ligase: MNDPLPVPDKLSADRVAAWIGIPRAHVRVLDEAPSTNAELAAWAGDGAPNGAIVVADAQTAGRGRKGRVWHSPPGVNLYVSMLFDAEPLGEDARLFVYAAGAALFQTAADIGVSDAMLKWPNDLYAGGKKIAGVLCETHAGRHALIAGLGVNVNLDPRRAPPDIALRAASFATLTGRPHDRAEVLALLYRHLDGMYKSLIHDRAGLLDLWRRGARIPGARYVVDTAEGRIRGPALGLADDGALLIDDERGERRVYSGDVVAISTDGQTFEMRVD; the protein is encoded by the coding sequence ATGAACGATCCCCTGCCCGTCCCGGACAAGCTGTCCGCCGATCGTGTGGCCGCGTGGATCGGCATCCCACGGGCGCACGTTCGCGTCCTTGACGAAGCGCCGTCCACGAATGCCGAGCTCGCGGCCTGGGCCGGCGACGGCGCGCCGAATGGAGCGATCGTCGTCGCCGACGCGCAGACGGCCGGTCGCGGGCGAAAGGGCCGCGTGTGGCACTCGCCGCCGGGTGTGAATCTGTACGTCTCGATGTTGTTTGACGCCGAGCCGCTCGGCGAGGACGCGCGTCTATTCGTGTACGCCGCGGGCGCGGCGCTTTTTCAGACGGCGGCGGATATTGGCGTTTCGGACGCCATGTTGAAATGGCCGAATGATCTGTACGCCGGCGGGAAAAAAATCGCGGGCGTTCTGTGCGAGACGCACGCCGGCCGCCACGCGTTGATCGCGGGCCTCGGCGTCAACGTCAATCTCGATCCGCGCCGCGCTCCGCCGGATATCGCCCTACGAGCCGCGTCGTTTGCCACGCTGACGGGGCGCCCTCACGACCGCGCCGAGGTGCTGGCGCTCCTTTACCGCCATCTGGACGGCATGTATAAGTCGCTCATTCATGACCGCGCCGGGCTTCTCGACCTTTGGCGGCGCGGCGCGCGGATTCCCGGTGCGCGGTACGTCGTCGATACGGCCGAGGGGCGCATCCGGGGACCAGCGCTCGGGCTTGCGGACGACGGCGCGCTCCTGATCGACGACGAACGCGGCGAGCGCCGCGTGTATTCGGGAGACGTCGTCGCGATTTCAACCGATGGGCAAACGTTCGAGATGCGGGTGGATTGA
- the nadC gene encoding carboxylating nicotinate-nucleotide diphosphorylase, producing MISDNERDLIGRALAEDIGAGDITSLATIDENRRGEGVLRARTSLVVAGLAYVRAAFEIADVRLVVFTHKTDGDRAHAGEAIATVTGPIRSLLAAERTALNLAQRLCGVAALTATFVEAVQGTRCRIIDTRKTTPLWRAAEKSAVLAGGGVNHRMGLFDVALVKDNHIDACGGVGDAVARVRAALGPDAPIIAEIRRADEIESAIAAGATRLLFDNMDPPSLGNAVRIVAGRVPTEASGGITLANVRAIAATGVDFASIGALTHSAPAADLNFKIRAIA from the coding sequence ATGATCAGCGATAACGAACGCGATCTCATCGGACGCGCGCTGGCCGAGGATATCGGCGCGGGCGACATCACGAGTCTTGCGACCATCGACGAAAATCGCCGCGGCGAAGGCGTGCTGCGCGCGCGCACGTCGCTCGTGGTGGCGGGGTTGGCGTACGTACGGGCGGCGTTCGAAATCGCCGATGTGCGTCTCGTTGTATTTACGCACAAGACAGACGGTGATCGCGCGCACGCGGGCGAAGCGATCGCGACCGTCACCGGGCCGATACGCTCGCTCCTTGCCGCCGAGCGTACCGCGCTCAACCTCGCGCAGCGGCTATGCGGCGTCGCCGCGCTGACCGCGACGTTCGTCGAGGCCGTCCAGGGCACGCGCTGCCGCATCATCGACACGCGCAAGACGACGCCTCTTTGGCGCGCGGCGGAAAAGTCGGCGGTGCTCGCGGGCGGCGGCGTCAACCACCGCATGGGCCTGTTTGACGTCGCGCTCGTCAAGGACAACCACATCGATGCGTGCGGCGGCGTCGGCGACGCGGTCGCCCGCGTGCGCGCGGCGCTCGGCCCCGATGCCCCCATCATCGCCGAGATCCGCCGCGCGGACGAGATCGAATCCGCGATCGCCGCCGGCGCGACGCGCCTTCTTTTCGACAACATGGACCCGCCGTCACTCGGCAATGCTGTGCGAATCGTCGCCGGCCGGGTTCCCACGGAGGCGAGCGGCGGCATTACGCTCGCGAACGTCCGCGCGATCGCCGCGACGGGCGTGGATTTCGCCTCCATCGGTGCGTTGACGCATTCCGCGCCGGCGGCGGACCTGAATTTCAAGATCCGCGCGATCGCATGA
- the der gene encoding ribosome biogenesis GTPase Der, whose translation MTPLVAIVGRPNTGKSTLFNRIAGARRALVDDMPGLTRDVHLARTNIGGRAVLLADTGGLSSETGDELHARVVERVDEILADADAVVFLLDGREGLLPEDEEIAARLRRTETPVFHVVNKVEGDRVANASGEFYRLGANDLYLISAKENLGVDKLLRKIAAVLPPAEEGDAESESDEKGGTRIAIVGKPNVGKSSLVNRMIGANRMIVSEMPGTTRDAIDVPFAANGRDYLLIDTAGIRRKAKVTERVEKFSVVQALKALDRCHIALVMGDAEEFFSDQMLRVTTYAIDRGRAVVWLFNKIDLVGDIDAWRREIDRQRDFRLRHLDFIPMLEISAKTGRGVKKIMPLVTRVSDAFNRRIETGPLNRLIEKAIQTHTPPIVKNRQLKFYYATQPTVRPPSFVMFANDPGAVHFSYHRFLLRTIRDSADFLGSPVRLSIKKRTGAARPEAAAAAKSERKRRG comes from the coding sequence ATGACGCCGCTTGTCGCCATCGTCGGCCGGCCCAACACCGGCAAGAGCACGCTATTCAACCGCATCGCCGGCGCGCGACGTGCGCTCGTGGACGATATGCCCGGCCTGACACGCGACGTGCACCTGGCGCGCACGAACATCGGCGGCCGCGCGGTGCTTCTGGCCGACACCGGCGGCCTTTCGAGCGAAACCGGTGACGAACTGCACGCGCGCGTCGTGGAGCGCGTCGACGAGATCCTCGCCGATGCGGACGCTGTCGTGTTTCTGCTCGACGGGCGCGAAGGGCTGCTGCCCGAGGACGAGGAAATCGCCGCGCGCCTGCGCCGCACCGAGACGCCCGTCTTTCACGTCGTGAACAAGGTCGAGGGCGACCGCGTCGCAAACGCCTCGGGCGAGTTCTATCGCCTCGGCGCGAACGATTTGTACCTGATTTCCGCCAAGGAAAATCTTGGCGTGGACAAACTGCTGCGCAAGATCGCGGCTGTTCTGCCGCCGGCCGAGGAAGGCGATGCCGAATCCGAGTCGGACGAAAAAGGCGGAACGCGCATCGCCATCGTCGGCAAGCCGAATGTGGGAAAGAGCTCGCTGGTCAACCGCATGATCGGCGCAAACCGCATGATCGTCTCGGAAATGCCCGGCACGACGCGCGACGCGATCGACGTGCCCTTTGCCGCTAACGGGCGCGACTATCTTTTGATCGACACCGCGGGCATTCGCCGCAAGGCGAAGGTGACCGAGCGCGTCGAGAAGTTCAGCGTCGTCCAGGCGCTCAAAGCGCTTGACCGTTGCCACATCGCCCTTGTCATGGGCGACGCCGAGGAATTCTTCAGCGATCAGATGCTGCGCGTGACGACCTACGCCATCGATCGCGGCCGCGCGGTCGTCTGGCTGTTCAACAAAATCGATCTCGTCGGCGACATCGACGCCTGGCGGCGCGAGATTGACCGCCAGCGGGATTTTCGCCTGCGTCACCTGGACTTCATCCCGATGCTCGAGATATCCGCGAAGACCGGCCGCGGCGTCAAGAAAATCATGCCGCTCGTTACGCGCGTGTCCGATGCGTTCAACCGCCGCATCGAGACGGGTCCGCTCAATCGCCTGATCGAAAAGGCGATCCAGACGCACACGCCGCCGATCGTGAAAAACCGCCAACTGAAGTTTTATTACGCGACGCAACCCACCGTGCGCCCGCCGTCGTTTGTCATGTTCGCGAACGATCCGGGCGCGGTGCATTTCAGCTATCACCGGTTTTTGCTGCGAACAATTCGCGATTCGGCGGACTTTCTGGGTTCGCCGGTACGCCTTTCGATCAAGAAGCGCACCGGCGCCGCGCGCCCCGAAGCCGCCGCCGCGGCCAAAAGCGAGCGCAAGCGGCGCGGGTGA
- the era gene encoding GTPase Era, translating to MTGASPGYRAGFVAVTGMPNVGKSTLLNALVGESISIVTPKPQTTRRRIVGILQRDEAQIVFFDTPGLAEEISALNKFLNVELRRTVGESDIAVLVVDAGAPLREAEAMLCRELGGLGRPLVLAVNKCDLVRDDKRLSGREAALSEFAKFDAVIRMTATKRDGVDELVDAVLPLLPEGAPMYPEDEITSLPVRFFVAEMIREQLFLQTRQEIPYSTDVVVEHFKEPEEEGGVVRIEAEIYVERESQKGIVIGKGGLLLKSIGQAARAKIEEFLGQRVYLGLFVKVRKDWTQRDEWLRRLGYHP from the coding sequence ATGACGGGCGCATCGCCGGGATACCGGGCCGGGTTCGTCGCGGTGACGGGGATGCCGAACGTCGGCAAATCCACGCTGCTGAACGCGCTTGTCGGCGAATCGATCTCGATCGTCACGCCCAAGCCGCAGACCACGCGACGGCGCATCGTCGGCATCCTGCAACGCGACGAGGCGCAGATCGTGTTTTTCGACACGCCGGGGCTCGCCGAGGAAATCAGCGCGCTCAACAAATTCCTGAACGTGGAGCTTCGCCGCACCGTCGGGGAATCGGACATCGCCGTGCTTGTCGTGGACGCGGGTGCGCCGCTGCGCGAGGCCGAGGCCATGCTTTGCCGCGAGCTCGGCGGGCTTGGCCGGCCGCTCGTGCTGGCCGTCAACAAATGCGATCTCGTCCGGGATGATAAACGGCTCTCCGGGCGCGAAGCGGCATTGTCGGAGTTTGCGAAATTCGATGCCGTCATTCGCATGACCGCGACGAAGCGTGACGGCGTGGACGAACTCGTCGATGCCGTCCTGCCGCTCCTGCCCGAAGGCGCGCCGATGTATCCCGAGGACGAAATCACGTCGCTTCCGGTGCGCTTTTTCGTGGCGGAGATGATCCGCGAGCAACTCTTCCTTCAGACGCGGCAGGAGATCCCCTACTCCACCGACGTCGTCGTGGAGCACTTCAAGGAACCCGAGGAAGAAGGCGGCGTCGTTCGCATCGAGGCGGAAATTTACGTGGAGCGCGAAAGCCAGAAAGGCATCGTCATCGGCAAGGGCGGGCTGTTGCTGAAATCCATCGGCCAGGCCGCGCGCGCGAAGATCGAGGAATTTCTGGGGCAGCGCGTCTACCTTGGGCTGTTCGTGAAGGTGCGCAAGGACTGGACGCAACGCGATGAGTGGCTGCGCCGGTTGGGGTACCACCCATGA